In Fusobacteria bacterium ZRK30, the DNA window ACAATTTTGGCAGAACTGGACATGAAAAACACTGATTTTTCAGAAAAAGAGTTAAAAGAGAAAATAAATTTATTGAGATCGGAATACAGGATCAATAAGAGGAAAATAGCTTTAAATATACAAAGGAATGAAACTCTTTTTAATGAAGCTAAACGGATCTATAAAATAAAAAAAACTTTATATGATGAAAAATATATCTCTAAAGACGAGTACCAAAAAGCATATGCTGAATATTTGATAGCTGAAAAAAAACTTATAGAGGTCAGGGAGGAGTATAAGAGGTATACCTCTAATTTGTATGTTACAAGTTATGAAAGTAATGAAAAAGTTTTAAGTAATGAATTGGAAAAAACAAAAATAAGAAAGGAAGACAGTTTAATTTTCGGGGAGGCAGATGGCATCTTATTGGATGTTTTTATAAAAAAAGGGGAATATGTAATTCCGGGAACTAAACTCTTTGAAGTAGGAGCAAAGGACACTTACTATATAGAAGCTGAAATTCTGGCAGAAGATGTGATGAAGTTAAAGGTTATGAATAGAGTTATTATCGGAAATGGGGAAGAATTTCCATTTGTTTACGGGAAGATTTCAAAGATTTATCCTAAGGCTTTTAAAAAAATTTCAGACCTGGGAATAGAGCAAAAAAGAGTAAAGGTAGAGATCAAATTTGATAAACCCATCCAGAATCTAATGGTTGGTTATGAAGTGGATATTGAACTGGTTGAGATGTCAAAGGAGGATGTAATAGCAGTTCCTAAAAACAGTGTATTTAAATATCACGGCCAAGACTACGTTTTTAAAATTTCTTCTGAAAAAGCCGTATTATCCCAGGTAAAAGAGGGGTTAAAAGGAAAGGACAGGGTAGAAATATTAGAGGGTTTAAAGGAAGATGACAAAATAATCTTGTCTCCTTCCAATCAATTACAAGATAACGGGAGAGTAAAAATTGTCGGTGAAAAATAAAAAGGGAGGAAGGAGATGAAAAAACTTTTTTTAATTCTATTGCTTTTATCTAATTACTCTATTTTTGCCAAAAATAAAGTTACCCTGGAAGAAGCGATAGATTTAGCCTATAAAAATAATTATAAGTTCAAGAATATTCAGATAGAAAACAATAATATTGAGCTTGAAAAAAATCAGGCCTACAAAGAGGCTCTTCCCTACATCAGTTATAGGGGAACTTATATTACAACAGATGAAGAAAATCAAGTAGACCTTATGGACGGAACCATGACAGATCAGGGTTTTTTCCATGAAATATCTTTGAACCAGCCTATCTATAATGGAGGAATGATAGTATCTAATATAAAGATTGCTGATATTTTTAAAGAGATCGGTGATCATAGGTTAATGGAGGAAAAAAGCCGTTTAAAGTTAGCTGTCATAACTAAATATTCCCAAATAGTTGGTCAGAAACATATTATAAGGGTATATGAGGAAGCGGTGGAAGAGGTGGAATTCTCCTATAGAAAAGCCCAGAGAGAATTGGAACTGGAGTACATCTCAAATGCAGATTATCTTCCGTTAAAAAGCAGTTATATCGACTCAAAATTAAAACTTTCAGAAGCGAAAAATCAGCTTAAGATATATTTAATAGAATTTGAAAATCTTCTTGGTCTTTCTCCCTATGAACAGACAGATGTAGAAGAGATTAAACCTGAAAAATACAGCATTGAAACCATCGATTTAAAAGATGATCTAGAGACAGCTTTAGAAAACAGCAGGGAAAGCAAGATAATTAATTTAGACAGAGAGATCACAGAGGAGAGGAAGAACGTAGCCAGGGCAGATTTGCTTCCTGAAGTTAATGCTAAATTGGCATATAATGCAGATGACAGGCATTTTAATTCATCGGGAAATAAATGGTACTGGACTACCGGGATTGAAATCAACTGGAGACTTTTTGATTTTGGAAAAAATTATGATTCCTACTCTGAAGCGAAAAACGAAGTGAAAAAGGCTGAAAATAAGAGAATGATGGAACTGAATGATCTGGAAGTAAAGATTAGAAGAAATTATATAGAATTGATTAAAACCAGCGATGCATTAAAATCCCAGGATGCCAAACTAGAAGCCACCCAGGAAAATTTTAGACTACAAAAAAAATTATACAGCCAGGGACAGATCTCAACGATTGAATATCTAATCTATGAAAATCAGCTGAATAACAGTAAATTATCGCTTATACAGGCAAATTTAAACTATTATATTGCCTATGAAAAGTATAGGGAAGATTTAAAATAAAAGAGGAGGGATAATTTAAAATCATCCTTCCCCTTTTTTTTATCTTACAAAGTGAGTATATTTTTTTGGTTCAAATTCAGGAGCTTCTACGTGACCTTTACCATTTTCAACTAATTTTAACAGGTGGGCCATATTCTTCCCTAAAATTCTCATGATTTGTTTTCCCTCTTCATCCTGCTCGATATCCCCAGGTGCTGTACCATGGATTACATTCCAGTAGTTAGAAGTAGGCATAGTCAGTTCACAATAATTTAAAAAGTTATTCAGCTGATTAAAAGTCGGAATCCCACCAGAACGTCTGACTGCTACAACAGAGGCACCTACTTTATTTCTCAGCATAGCTGATCCACCCATCACATAAAATGCACGATCTAAAAATGATTTCATTGTCCCTGCAACAGCAGAGTAATGTACAGGTGAACCCAGGATTACACCATCAGCTTCCTTCATTTTTTGGATCCATTCATTTACATAGTTATCATCTTTTATGATACATCTGTCATCTAGTTTGACTCTGCACTGACCACAGGCTAAACAGCCTCTGATAATTTTATTTCCAACATGAACAACTTCTACTTCTATTCCTTCTTTTTTTAACTCAGCTGCTACTATATCAATAGCCTGCTTAGTGTTACCATTTACCTTGGGACTTCCATTAAATGCTACGACTTTCATAAATATATCTCAACTCCTAAAGTTTTATTATTATTAATTGGGTGCAAATTCACATTGCTCTTTAATTAAAAAGAACAGTTATCAGGGTCAGGGAAGAGTTTTATATCATTGTTCAAAGTTATTTTCTCCATAGTTCCCCTCTAAATTTTTTATATTAATTGTCTATATTTGATGTTTTTCGTATAAAACTGTTTCTCCCCCAACTCTATACTTACAGATCTCAGGATACCATCTTTTGAAATGCTCAGAATTCAGATGATTTTCCAGGTCATCCTTTGTCTCCCATTTTTCAATAAAAGACATAGATGTTTTATCCTCTATATTTATATAGAAATCATACTCTATACATCCTTTTTCTTTTTTAGTTTCCATTACCAATTTTTCTGCAACTTCTTTTGTTCTTTCAATGTCATGTGTTTCTGTTATTATTTTTACAACCATTGCAATCATATTTGATATCCTCCTAAAAGCTTTTTAAGTTTTTTTCTTCACAATAACAATAACATTAAAAGTATTATATGTGAAGTAGTTTCCATATGGTTATGTAGTTTCATTATAGAAAGTATTGATTGTTTTCTTTCTTTGTAATATAATCAATCAACTAAAAAAAACTAAAAAAAAACTAAAAAAAACTAAAAATTAATATAAAAGGAGAGTTTATGGAAAAAAAATTAAGATTAAAACAAAAAGAAATAAAAAAATTAACCGGTTTAGTTGAGTTTTATGATCACAATAAAAAGATAAAAAAAAGTAAAATTGTTAAGTTTGAAAGAGATTATACCTGCCTGGATTATATCATCTGGTTTGATAATAACTATCACTGCTACCTAAAAGATATTATTTCGGTGGATGGGAAAAGTAAAGATGATTTTATAAAATCTAAGGGAATTAACACTAAGTATATGTTAGTCATGATCCTTATCTTCATGGGGATTATTGCTGATTTAGAGTTTACAATGATAAATATGCATGGGTAGTTTATTTTTGGTTGTTTCAAAAAAGATAAAGTTCGTATTGTGAGCTTTATCTTTTTTTAGTTTAGGAAATTATACCTGTAAGTGGAATCCAAAAAATACTACCAGCTACTGGTATCACCAATATTTCTAGCTTTCTGATGCGATGTCACATTTCTTTTTATATGTCTGATTTTATAATCTCTTTGAGAATATTTTTTAAATTATCTTTATCTTCACCTAATAATCCGTTGATCTCAGTTGAAAATTCATGGGTAATACCATTTATTTTATCTGCATAATCATTGCCTTTTTCAGTAAGGGAGATATATACCAGTCTTTTATCTGTCGTTGTATTTTCTTTTTTTAACAGATCTAGTTTGACATATCTTGTTATAGTCTCAGATACAGTTGATTTAGAGATTCCCCAGATTTTAACTAGATTTTTAAATTCTATTTTTTCCCCGCATTCATATAAAATCATAAAAAGATCGATATGCTTTAATTTTATTGGGATCTCTTTTATTTTAAACTCTGCTTTTAAATTATCATTGAACCTTTTATTTACACATTTTATCAGTTCTACTACACTTTCTTTCATTTTTCCCCCTTTAATTTTAATATATATCTATTATACCATACATATTTTTTGTTCGTGGTTGAACAAAGTTTAAAAAAGTGTTATAGTATCTAAGTTGTTCAAGCTCGAACAAACTATTTTGAGGAGGTCAGTATGTTTAGAAAAATATTAAAAAATGAAGTTTTATCGGGAATGACAGTTGCATTAGCTCTTATCCCTGAATCTGTTGCATTTGCATTTGTTGCAGGGGTAAGTCCTATCTTGAGTTTAAAAGGTGCAGTAGTTATGGGTTTGGTCGCAGCTATTTTTACAGGGAGACCGGCAATGATCAGTTCTTCTACAGCTGCTATCTCAGTTGTTTTTGCATCTTTAATAGCAACTTATGGTTTAGAATATTTATTTGCCACAGTTATTCTAATGGGGGTTATCCAGATATTATTGGGAGTTTTTAAACTCGGAAAATATACCCAGATCATTCCATATTCAGTAACGCTGGGATTTTTAAATGGATTATCAATTGTTATGTTTCTCGCTCAGTTTTCCCAGTTTAAAATTGATGGGAATTGGCTGCCAACAAAAGATCTATTGATTATGATCATCTTTGTACTGGTAACTATGGCGATAATTCACTTCACAGGAAAGATAACAAGCGCAATACCATCAAGTTTGGTTGCTATAGTCTCTGTGACAATTATTTCTAGTATTATGAGCCACTATGACATCTATTCTTTAAGAACAGTCCAAGATTTTGCAGGAATGGAATTAAAGGGAGATCTTCCAAAATTTTATATTCCCCACGTAAGTCTTAGTCTAGAGACATTTAAAATAATCTTTCCGTATGCAGTTATAGGTGGACTGGTTGGAGTTATGTTCATGGTGGTTATAGGTACATTCAAATGGGAAAGTTTAAAATACGGAGGCAAGATTCCTAAGACCGATGTAATAGTTGTTTTAGCAGTAACTTTTATAACTATATTTCAAGATCTGGCAACTGCAGTTATTGTAGGAGTTATCTTATCGGCTCTTATGTTTGCCTGGGAAAAGGGAAAGATCATATATGCTAATGTTGAAACTGATGAGAATGGAGAAAAAATTTATAAAATAAATGGTGTCTTATTTTTTGGTTCAGTTTATAAATTAAAAGAAATTTTTGATGTAAACAGGGATCCTGTAGATGTAATCTTAGACCTTAAATATGCTAAGGTAATGGATTTTTCCGGGATAGAAACAATCAATGCAATTGCAGAAAGATATGAGGCTCTGGGGAAGACATTTACCCTAATAAGACCAAATGAGAATTGTAGATTGTTGTTACAAAATGCAAAGAATATAGGATCTATTAAATTTATATTAGATACAGTTTAAGACAAGAATCTTATAATCTTGGAAGAGGTAGTTCATAAAAAAATGGAAGGAAATTAATCCTGCCATTTTTGTTTTTTTATTGTTTTAATATCTACTCTTTTGTCTAAGTATGGACTGCCTTCTAATGGTTCTTTTCTCCCATTCCAATTACTGAAACTTCTATATTTTAAACTTACACAACCTGGTTATATACATTTATATCTATAGATTCTGCCAATTCAATTAATTTTGAAATATTTGTCTTAAAATGCTCAGATTCTTCATGAATTTTAACAGCCTCTAAACTTTTCCACTCCTCTATAAATGTTAAAGTAGAAGGATTTTCTGTATCTTGAAATAGACCATATGAAATATTTCCTTCTTCATTCCTGCTTGCGTCTGTTAAGATTGAAGCAACTTTTAAATAGAGATCTATGTTTTCTTCCTTTACACTTGCTTTAGCTGTGATTTTTATCATATTTTTCCTCCGGTATTTATTTTTTAATAACATAAAAATAAGAAGTAATAACCCTAGAACTATCACTCCTTATCTTACTATAAGTTTTTAATAAAACTTAACAACATCTTCTATTTTTCTTCTTGTTTTATCATGTTTTGCTGGATTTTTAGCGTATCCGAAGGCTGTCATATAAGCCAGGTCGAATTTATCCATATCTATATCAAATTTTTCTGCTAAAACTTTTTCTGTTTTTTCCTTGTCAAAACCTTCAATAGGACAAGAATCTACCCCTGCAATAGCACCGGCTGTGAGCATATTTCCTAAAGCTATATATGCTTGTTTCCCAGCCCAGTCAGATAATGTTCTTTCATTTTCTAAGATTTTAAAATCATTTTCCTGGAATCCTTTGAAGAAGCCGGTTTTCATTTCAATTACATCTTCTGGTAATTTTTGAATATCTCTCATAAAATTATTTAGATAATCTGAGTCATATTTCATATCGCTTTTTCTAGTTAAAGCTACCACAAAGTGGCTGGCTCCTGTAGCTCTGTCCCTCCCACCCCATGAGAATTCAGTGACATCCAATTTTTTTTGCGGATCTCTGATCACTAAAAATTGCCAAGGTTCAAAACCAAATGAACTGGGGGAAAGTCTTCCGGCTTCTAATATAAAGTTAAAATTCTCATCACTGATAGTTTTGGTAATATCAAATTCTTTACATGCATATCTTGTATTCATTGCTTCTAAAAATTGTTTTTTCATAGTTAATCTCCCTTTATTTAAAATTTATTTAATCTGTTTTTAAAGACATTACTTTTTTGATCTGAATACAGAATAACACTAAGAGGATCATCTGTGAAGTAGTTTCCCTATGGTTATATAGTTTCATTATGGAAAGTAATGGGAATGAAAATGTTGATAAAATAAAAAAATCCTCTGCAAAACCAGACTTCTCTGGTGCAGGAGGGTTTATTTTAGAATCTTAATATTATTTTTTCCCCATAATCAGGTCGATTATTTCAACTTTTAGATTTCTGTTATCTATATCCAAAACTTTTAGATAGGTTTTAAAACATACTTCTTTATTGGGGGGTAAGTTATAGGATCTTATCTCTCCTACGGTATAGTAATTATCATTTTTATCTTTGATTTTAATATTAAACTTTATATATTCTATCTCTTTTGAACTTTTGTTAGTTACTACCCCTGTGAGACTCCTCACACCATTATATTTCCTGCTTATTTTAACCTGCAAAATATCCACACTCTGAAATCTGAAATCATATTTTTGGGAACCAAATGACATAAGTGACAGGGTAAAGAACAATAATATAATTTTTTTCATATGTATTCACCCTCCCTATAAAATATTTTTATTCCCCTAATTATATACAGGTGAATAAATGAAATACCTATAACATTAAAATTTAATAATTTTTAATGTTGTTATATTGATGAAATTTAACTGGGAGGGCAAACACAAAAAAAGGAACTCCTAAATTTAGGAGTTCCTTTGGTCAAAGATCTATTTTTATATTAAGTCATCTAGGGTTGCAGTCTTTATTGGATAGGTGTTAATTATTTTTTAACTCCCTTACTCCTACATCCTTTCTGTCTTTTCCCCAGATCTCATCCAAAAATTCATCCCTTCCTGATTTGATTCTGGAATATTGATATTTTACCGGGTTTTTCTTGGAATAATTCTGATGGTATTCCTTTGCCGGATAAAATTTAGGAGCTACTAAAATAGGAGCTACTATGGGTTTTTCATATACTCCCCTGGTCTCTAGGTCTGTTTTTGAATTAACAGCTTCTTGTTTTTGTTCCTTGTCGTAGTAAAATACAGCGGGACTATATTGATATCCCCTGTCTACAAACTGCCCCTCTCCATCTGTGGGATCTACCTGTTTCCAATAGAGTTTCAGTAACTCTTCATAGGTAACTATGGAAGGATCATAGGTGATATGGACAACTTCTATGGGTTTTTTCTTTTTATTATTTACAGTAGCAGGCTTTCCTGCATAACCTGAAACTACTGACTCTACACCTGAGATTCCCTCAAAGGATTTCTCCATAGACCAAAAACATCCTCCGGCAAAAAGAGCCTCTTTGAGTTCTCCTCCATAGGCTAAATTACCCATTATGATCATCAGTAATAGAATAGATTTTTTTATCATTATTTGACCTCCTAAAATCCTATCTGTTGAAAGCAGTAAACTGATTTTTTAAATCAATAACATAATTGTAACAAACTTTATCGGAGAAGTCAAGAATCTGAGGAGTTTAGTGAAATAAAAAAATCCTTCTGTAAGTTAGAAATCTCTACGGGCAGGAGGATTTTTTTTAATATTTATAGGGATAAATTTGATTATAAAGTTATTGAATTTTTCCATCCATTTGTATGTGCTTTAAAAGCTTTATTACTAGTAACTTTGTTTTGCCACCCGTCTGAAGTAAATGATGTATTAGATCTTTTAGCTGCTACCTTTCTCCATCCGTCAAATTTGAATAAGTTATTTCTGTTTCCATTCCACATATTTAAACCCATATTATTCCTCCTCTAATTTAAATTGTAATGGTTATAATTTTGTAATCGGTTTGGTTTGTTATATTGCAATTTTATCAAAAATGCAATAAATAAATACTTTCTAAAAAGTTACTGTAAAAACCGAGAAAGAGTATCTATTTTATCAAACCAAACGAAAAAGACCTTACAACCTAAGAGTTTTAAAATCTGATTCCTTACACGAAGCTCACAAAGAAAAGTAAGAGAGATCACTAAGGGATCTTCTTCATACTCCACCTGTTTCCACCTCTAACACATTCTAAATTATTTCATTTCAAATAAAAGTAATTTAGATACTCGTGTCTCTGGCGGACAAAGCTCATTTTTGTGTTTCTATACGAAGTTTATAGTCGTCCCACTTCGGCAGTAGTGTTTCTATAATGACGATTGTGAAAGCAGCATCGCTTTCAAAATTAAAAAAATCTAAAAATTTTAAATTTTCTGATTCTCAGAGTTTTCTCAGTGCACTTTTTATTTCTCGGTGTATCTCCGTGTCCAAGGTTTAAATCTGTGATCATCAGAGCTTTTGATCCGAGTTCTATTTATTAAAAAAAAATCCTCCTACGTCTAGATTTCTCTAGATGCAGGAAGAAGTTTCTGATACTCTTCTTTTTCTGATTGTTATACTTTATAGTAATGAAAATAAGATCTTAGCCATTATAAGTCCCATCCCTGTTCCTATGATTGCTCCTAACATTCCCATAAGTACTCCTACCGGAACCAAAGAATCATTGTATGCCCCTGCAATTACAGGTGCTGATGCAACTCCTCCAATATTTGCCACCGATGCCACACAACAGGTAAAGAGGTCAAATTTAAAGATCTTAGCAAGGATTGCCATGATAAGTGCATGGATTCCCAGGATACATGCTCCTGCAATAATATAAACCGGTGCTTCTGTCAGCTCTGCAAAGTTTGCAGAGGAAGCTATCAATCCAATCAATGTATATAAAAATATATTAGATAACTGTTTAGATCCCGGGACTTTACTCATTGGCGACATTCCTCCAACAACTCCCATAACTGTAACTAATAAAATCGACCAAGTTGTATTATTTAAAAAAGTAGTCTGAGGTAGATACTGTGCTACCCATACACAGAACGCTCCTGCTCCCAAAGCAAATGCCAATGTACCGAATAGATCTAAAAATGTAACTTCTTTTACTATCTCTTCATCTAATGCAGCCAGATGCTCGGAAAGTTCCTCCACTATGCTGGTATCAGCTTTATTGAATTTATTAAAAGCCATTATTAATTTACTTGAACCAACAAAGAATAGTAGGAGCATGATCCAAATTGAATAATCTATGGAATCTATGAGTAAGGTATATCCCATTCCTACATCATCTAAATTTAATGCCTGCTGTACTGCTACCATGTTTTGAGTTCCACCTATCCAAGAACCAGATAGTGCTCCGAAAGCCTGCCAGGAATTTTCAGCTAACTTATCCTTGAAGATCATAAATGTTACTGCAAACCCAGTCATTATACTCAATGTAGCTGAAAAAAATGCCAATAACATCTTTGGACCTAATTTTAATACATGTCGTAGATCACATTTTAATAACATCAAAAATATCATAGAGGGCAGGATGGCATTCTTCATTCCATTTCTTGCTATACCTGCTCCTGTTTTTACCCCGTCAATTGACAGTGACCAAAAACCAAAGGTAGACATGAGCATTACTCCAAAGTAGATAATTACCAGGGGAGGAATAACCTCAAAAAATTTCGTCTTAGATTTTAACTTTTCTTCAATAAAAAATACACCTGCTGCAAAACAAACTATAAACGCTATAAAACTATAACCGGATGTAATCATAAATAACCCCTCCTAATATTTTGTTATAAATTGCACAATATCAGTATTATATATAAGATATATATTGTGTTTTGTCAAATTGAATGTATGGATTTTCACGAATAGACACGAATCTCTCCCGAGATAAAAACAAAAATCCTTACACGAAGCTCACAAAGGAAATCCTAGGGAGATTACTAAAAAAAACTTTCTTCATACTCCACTTGTTTCCGCCTCTAGCTATAGAGTCGGACAAAGCTCAGTTTTGAGTTTTTATTTGAAGTTTATAGTCGTTAAGCTTCGGCAGGAATGCTTCTACAGTGACAATTATCAAGATCTATATTTACATTTAGTTTGACAACGTTGAGTTAATAATATATAAAATAATAATATGAAAATTAAACAATATATGTCATAATTGATTATTAGACGTGTCAATTAAATTGAAAAATAAGAAATGACAAATTTTTAAAGTAGAGGATGTATTTATGAAAAAAAATAAAAGTAATGGGTTTACACTTATTGAATTCTGATCGTAATAGCTATAATAGGTATATTAGCAACAACATTAGCGCCTAAATTGAGAAGAGAACTAGCAAAAGCAAAAGATGCTAAAGCTGTGGCAATCTTAGGAGCAGTTAGAACATCTATACCAATTATTATTTTGGATAAAACTATAAATGATTCGACCTCACCTACCTTTATAACATTGGAAGAAATAAGAAAGAAAGTAGATAAAAAAACAAATGATTTAATAGTTATAACAAATAGTTCCCGTGAAGCAAGAGAAAAGCAGATAGAAGTAGGGGGATCGTTATATTATACAGCAGGTTCCGAACTAGTTTATGGAGGACATACATCATTGGCATTAGAAAATAATTTAGATAATAACAATGATATGTATACCATTTTTGATGGAGGAGCACCTATTGATTTCATTGCAGGAGGAGAATCTCTCAAACTAAATTGGGTAGTAAGGCCTGTAGGATATAGCGATAGAAAAGGTGCTCTTAGTACCAATGAATTAAAATGGAATAGTTATTAATTAGAATTTTATCTATAGTATTAAATATTTAGATTTTACACAGCTAAAAGGAGTGATCTATTATGAAAAAAATACTTTTAATACTGGTGGGATTGATCCTGCTAGGATGCAGTTCTGTCGATGAAACTTCTACCAACACCGATTACTATCCTTGGTATAACGATTATTATTACGGATACTATGACAGTTATTATGATAATGGGGTTTATTGGGATGACCTATCCGATGAGGAGAAGAAAGAGATCATAGAAGATATAAAAGAGAATCCAGAATTCCAGGAATATGTAAAGGATAAGCTGGAAGACAGATTTCCAGATGGAATACCAGAGGTTGAAGATAGGAAGAGAACGAAGGAAGATATTTTGAATAATAGGGAAGAATTTGACAGGGATCTAAAGGAAAGGCAGCGACCACCTGTTTCCAATGATAATTTGTTTTTAAAGGAAAGATTAAAACAGCCCAGGACGCGGAATTTGAAAAGATAAAGCTGACTTATATTTTATAAAAACCTCCAGATTAGCGTAAATTATAACTGGAGGTTTTTTTAATTAAGGGTTTTATTTTTTTTCTGACTATGATTATTCAGGGGTTATAAGCTTACCTTCAAAAACAGTTACAGCTTTTCCCCCAACCCATACTTGAAAGTCATTTTCAGCATCTATTTGAACAATTATTCTACTTGGTTTTTTCATCCAATCACCTTGATGTGCAACAAAAGATAGATGTTTACCTGACCCCCATCTTTTTGTATAAAGACAAGCTCCTAATGCTCCGTTGGAGGTTCCTGTTGCAGATTCTTCTGGTATACCAAAAGCAGGAGCAAAGTTCCGACACCATACTTGATTTTTTTTATCAATAGAAAAGGCATGAACCCCGACAATATTAAGTTTTTGACTTAAGTTTGCTAATTTATCCATGGCAGGTGTTAAATTTTTTAAAATTTCAGTTGATCTAATGGGTAATAAAAGGTCGGGGAGCCCTGTAGACCAAATTTCTGGGAACTCCATTAAATTTTCTATTCCAACTTCTTCAGAGGCTAAGCCCATTATCGTAAATAATTTATCTAGGGGGATTTCTTTTTTAAAATTTTTGGGGGAGGTTTGCTGCATTAATATACTTCCATCTTCTAAAAACTGAATATTTAATTTTCCGGCTTTTGTTTTTTGAATTATTTGTGTTTTATGAGGAGGAATAATACCTAATTCTTTTAACAGGCTAAAAGTTGCAATTGTTGCATGACCACATAAATCAACTTCTTCAGTTGGGGTAAAAAAACGTAATTCAAAATCATAATCTATGGAACCGGGAAAAACAAATGCAGTTTCAGAAAGATTCATTTCTTTTGCTATTAATTGCATTTGAAGGGATGAAAGTCCTTCAGCGTTTGGAACTACTCCTGCTGGATTTCCGCTATATACTTTATGAGTGAAAGCATCTACCTGGTAAATTTCTTTTTTCATCGAATACCTCCTGTTTAATTTATATTTACGATTAATTTGGCAAATTAATTTAAATATCTATTTTAGATCTCATTGCTTTTTTATAAACTTTGAAAGCAGAAAATATTATTTTTAGAAACTTCTTTTATAGTCATAGAGACCTCCCTTTGATAGTTTATTTAATTATACCAAAAAAAAGTGAGGCCACTAAGAAAATCTGTGATCATTTTTCTTTTATTCTGATCCCACAGAAAGAAATTTTTTAAGGTATAATTCTACTATA includes these proteins:
- the msrA gene encoding peptide-methionine (S)-S-oxide reductase MsrA translates to MIKKSILLLMIIMGNLAYGGELKEALFAGGCFWSMEKSFEGISGVESVVSGYAGKPATVNNKKKKPIEVVHITYDPSIVTYEELLKLYWKQVDPTDGEGQFVDRGYQYSPAVFYYDKEQKQEAVNSKTDLETRGVYEKPIVAPILVAPKFYPAKEYHQNYSKKNPVKYQYSRIKSGRDEFLDEIWGKDRKDVGVRELKNN
- a CDS encoding DUF819 family protein — encoded protein: MITSGYSFIAFIVCFAAGVFFIEEKLKSKTKFFEVIPPLVIIYFGVMLMSTFGFWSLSIDGVKTGAGIARNGMKNAILPSMIFLMLLKCDLRHVLKLGPKMLLAFFSATLSIMTGFAVTFMIFKDKLAENSWQAFGALSGSWIGGTQNMVAVQQALNLDDVGMGYTLLIDSIDYSIWIMLLLFFVGSSKLIMAFNKFNKADTSIVEELSEHLAALDEEIVKEVTFLDLFGTLAFALGAGAFCVWVAQYLPQTTFLNNTTWSILLVTVMGVVGGMSPMSKVPGSKQLSNIFLYTLIGLIASSANFAELTEAPVYIIAGACILGIHALIMAILAKIFKFDLFTCCVASVANIGGVASAPVIAGAYNDSLVPVGVLMGMLGAIIGTGMGLIMAKILFSLL
- a CDS encoding PhzF family phenazine biosynthesis protein; this encodes MKKEIYQVDAFTHKVYSGNPAGVVPNAEGLSSLQMQLIAKEMNLSETAFVFPGSIDYDFELRFFTPTEEVDLCGHATIATFSLLKELGIIPPHKTQIIQKTKAGKLNIQFLEDGSILMQQTSPKNFKKEIPLDKLFTIMGLASEEVGIENLMEFPEIWSTGLPDLLLPIRSTEILKNLTPAMDKLANLSQKLNIVGVHAFSIDKKNQVWCRNFAPAFGIPEESATGTSNGALGACLYTKRWGSGKHLSFVAHQGDWMKKPSRIIVQIDAENDFQVWVGGKAVTVFEGKLITPE